A single region of the Xiphias gladius isolate SHS-SW01 ecotype Sanya breed wild chromosome 17, ASM1685928v1, whole genome shotgun sequence genome encodes:
- the ppm1nb gene encoding protein phosphatase, Mg2+/Mn2+ dependent, 1Nb (putative): MRTARKGSVEMPAFVRQLVKETEKRVSSFFKGSRGGAAEGEQPGEGEKEEVIPSPYLDRPVLDKLTEEGCARWGLTYALGSMQGWRANMEDFHNCVPQLGGQLADWSFFAVFDGHAGSTVAQHCSQHLLGHILATGGIRPEDDPEKVKGAIIEGFLQTDKHLHSAARREGWERGGTTVVATLISPYYIYFANCGDSRAMLCRSGQVCFSTEDHKPYSPLEKERIESAGGSVSLQRINGSLAVSRALGDFSYKGAENRTPSQQMVSPEPEICVVERSPADEFLVIACDGVWDTISNEELCAFIHNRLRVCTDLRDVCNQVIDLCLYKGSLDNISIILLCFTGAPQLTAEALHQEAELEELLGSKVAEIFDELCVRGEEPDLLSVLTVLASTVIPGLPPGGGIQSKRNCIISAYYQQRETHKPTVPNGLGGS, translated from the exons ATGAGGACAGCAAGAAAGGGCAGCGTGGAGATGCCTGCGTTTGTGCGGCAGCTGGTGAAAGAGACGGAGAAGAGGGTCAGCTCTTTCTTCAAGGGGAGCcgtggaggagcagcagagggagagcagccaggggagggggagaaggaggaggtcaTCCCCAGCCCCTACCTGGATCGGCCAGTGCTGGACAAGCTGACAGAGGAGGGCTGTGCCCGCTGGGGCCTCACCTACGCCCTGGGAAGCATGCAGGGCTGGAGGGCCAACATGGAGGACTTCCATAACTGTGTTCCGCAGCTGGGTGGACAGCTGGCCGACTGGAGCTTCTTCGCTGTGTTCGATGGTCATGCAGGCAGCACGGTGGCACAGCACTGCTCCCAGCACCTTCTGGGTCACATCCTAGCCACAG GTGGAATAAGACCAGAGGATGATCCTGAAAAGGTGAAAGGTGCCATCATTGAGGGATTCCTGCAAACAGACAAGCACTTGCACTCTGCCGCACGTCGAGAAGGCTGGGAGAGAGGGGGCACCACCGTGGTGGCCACTCTTATCTCGCCGTATTACATTTACTTCGCCAACTGTGGTGACTCAAGGGCCATGCTATGCCGGTCTGGCCAGGTTTGCTTCTCCACTGAGGACCACAAACCTTACAGCCCTCTTGAGAAAGAGCGAATTGAGAGCGCAGGCGGCTCCGTGTCCCTCCAACGGATCAACGGCTCTCTGGCAGTCTCCCGGGCTCTAGGGGACTTCAGCTACAAGGGAGCAGAGAACCGGACGCCCAGCCAGCAGATGGTGTCACCAGAGCCAGAGATTTGTGTGGTGGAGCGCTCACCAGCAGATGAGTTCCTGGTGATTGCCTGCGACGGGGTGTGGGACACAATCAGCAACGAGGAGCTGTGCGCCTTCATCCACAACCGGCTGCGTGTCTGCACTGATCTGAGGGATGTCTGCAATCAAGTCATTGACCTCTGTCTCTATAAG GGCAGCTTGGACAACATCAGCATCATCCTGCTGTGCTTTACCGGAGCCCCCCAGCTCACAGCAGAGGCATTACACCAGGAGGCTGAGCTGGAGGAACTGCTGGGGTCCAAAGTAGCAG AAATTTTTGATGAGCTGTGTGTCAGAGGGGAGGAACCTGACCTGCTGTCTGTCCTCACAGTCCTAGCATCCACTGTCATCCCTGGATTACCACCAGGTGGAGGCATACAGAGCAA AAGGAACTGCATTATTTCTGCTTACTATCaacaaagagagacacacaagcCCACAGTACCAAAT GGCCTGGGAGGCTCCTGA
- the rtn2b gene encoding reticulon-2b, with amino-acid sequence MATKLVDLVYWRNMRKTGVLFTGLVIGLASLFQLSAITVLSHICLGVMCFTFPLRLYYKLLELLRWNPGLHPFQSFLDYDSSLTDKDTVMLVEELVLLIAFAVTEIKRLLFIHSLIDSIKFVVLLYLLTYVGVLANGLTLVITAVIAVFSLPLLYKKQQMRIRRIVRTVKASVKRIKNLCLSLSNLTRPSPVPKAATATGPVPKQKAKSK; translated from the exons ATGGCCACCAAAC TTGTGGATCTGGTGTATTGGCGGAACATGAGGAAGACTGGTGTGCTGTTCACGGGGCTGGTGATCGGTCTGGCCAGCCTGTTCCAGCTCAGTGCCATCACAGTGCTCTCCCACATCTGTCTGGGTGTCATGTGCTTCACCTTCCCTCTTCGCCTCTACTATAAGCTGCTGGAGCTTCTGCGCTGGAACCCCGGGTTACACCCTTTCCA GTCGTTTCTGGATTACGACAGCTCTCTGACAGATAAGGACACGGTGATGCTGGTAGAGGAGCTGGTGCTGCTGATTGCATTTGCCGTTACAGAGATCAAACGCCTCCTTTTCATCCACAGCTTGATTGACTCTATTAAG TTTGTTGTTCTGCTGTACCTGTTGACCTACGTCGGTGTCCTAGCCAACGGACTGACTCTGGTCATAACTG CTGTGATTGCTGTTTTCTCCCTTCCACTGTTGTACAAAAAGCAGCAG ATGCGGATAAGGAGGATTGTTAGAACAGTCAAAGCTTCTGTAAAGAGAATCAAAAACCT GTGCCTTAGTCTGTCTAATTTAACGAGACCCTCTCCTGTCCCGAAAGCAGCAACTGCAACTGGACCTGTCCCCAAACAGAAAGCCAAGTCAAAGTAA